The proteins below are encoded in one region of Myxocyprinus asiaticus isolate MX2 ecotype Aquarium Trade chromosome 13, UBuf_Myxa_2, whole genome shotgun sequence:
- the ube2z gene encoding ubiquitin-conjugating enzyme E2 Z yields the protein MADSVGNEANGQDHGTQLSASLAHSMPGHSSVSPPPAAAAETGLAVVAPWVAHTITPAVESGFGVMSHVADSTVPAALPLPPGMGSVVPGGAPNLAGAGLLSQIHVTSWDPTLSTDWDNEKASQQCILRIKRDIMSIYKEPPPGMFVVPDPHDMTKIHALITGPFDTPYEGGFFLFLFRCPPDYPIHPPRVKLITTGHNTVRFNPNFYRNGKVCLSILGTWTGPAWSPAQSISSVLISIQSLMTENPYHNEPGFEQERHPGDSKNYNECIRHETMRVAVCDMLEGKVPCPEALWSVMEKSFLEYYDFYEGVCKERLHLQGQNMQDPFGEKRGRFDYQGLLTRLRAIQRRLREKCPTEENDGDSDSDTSSSGTDPDSQGSSQP from the exons ATGGCGGACAGCGTTGGAAATGAAGCCAACGGTCAGGACCACGGGACGCAGTTGTCCGCGAGTTTGGCTCATTCTATGCCGGGGCACTCATCAGTCTCGCCGCCTCCGGCAGCAGCCGCAGAGACCGGCCTGGCTGTGGTCGCTCCCTGGGTCGCGCATACCATCACTCCCGCCGTGGAGAGCGGGTTCGGTGTGATGAGCCATGTGGCGGATTCCACCGTCCCCGCGGCCCTACCTCTGCCGCCCGGAATGGGCTCGGTGGTCCCGGGCGGTGCGCCGAATCTGGCAGGAGCGGGCCTCCTGTCCCAAATTCACGTCACCTCATGGGACCCCACGTTAAGCACCGACTGGGATAACGAAAAGGCGTCTCAGCAATGCATTCTCCGGATAAAAAG GGACATCATGTCCATCTATAAAGAACCTCCTCCGGGTATGTTTGTGGTTCCCGATCCTCACGATATGACAAAG ATTCACGCCCTCATCACCGGCCCCTTCGACACACCATATGAGGGTGGCTTCTTCCTCTTCCTGTTCCGTTGTCCCCCTGACTATCCCATCCACCCTCCACGAGTCAAACTAATCACTACAGGGCACAACACTGTTCGTTTCAACCCCAACTTCTACCGCAATGGCAAAGTGTGCCTCAGCATCCTTGG CACTTGGACTGGGCCAGCATGGAGTCCTGCGCAAAGCATCTCTTCCGTTCTTATATCTATACAGTCCCTGATGACAGAAAATCCTTACCACAATGAGCCAGGCTTTGAGCAG GAAAGGCATCCAGGTGACAGCAAAAACTATAATGAGTGCATCCGCCACGAGACCATGCGAGTTGCTGTTTGTGATATGCTAGAGGGTAAAGTGCCATGTCCTGAGGCCTTGTG GAGTGTGATGGAGAAATCCTTCCTGGAGTACTATGATTTCTATGAGGGGGTTTGCAAAGAACGTCTGCATCTCCAAGGGCAAAACATGCAG GATCCTTTTGGAGAGAAGAGAGGTCGTTTTGACTACCAGGGTTTGTTGACCCGTCTCAGAGCCATCCAGAGGCGATTGCGGGAAAAGTGCCCAACAGAGGAGAATGACGGCGACTCTGACTCGGACACCAGCTCTTCCGGTACTGATCCAGACAGTCAGGGCAGCTCACAGCCTTAG
- the LOC127450132 gene encoding ATP synthase F(0) complex subunit C3, mitochondrial-like: MYACAKFVTSPAVLRGGSRVLARPVSVSVFSRPEARSEQAALLPVSQASLNVTRAFQTSAVSRDIDTAAKFIGAGAATVGVAGSGAGIGTVFGSLIIGYARNPSLKQQLFSYAILGFALSEAMGLFCLMVAFLILFAM, encoded by the exons ATGTACGCATGTGCTAAGTTTGTCACCTCACCTGCTGTG CTCCGTGGAGGCTCCAGGGTTTTGGCCCGGCCTGTCTCagtgtctgtgttcagcagaCCTGAAGCAAGAAGTGAAcag GCAGCCCTGTTGCCAGTCAGTCAAGCATCCCTTAATGTAACCCGGGCGTTCCAGACCAGCGCTGTATCCAGAGATATTGACACAGCAGCCAAGTTCATTGGTGCTGGTGCAGCCACAGTGGGTGTGGCCGGATCAGGTGCTGGAATCGGGACAGTGTTCGGCAGCCTCATTATTGGCTATGCAAG GAACCCCTCCCTGAAACAGCAGCTCTTCTCTTATGCCATTTTAGGCTTTGCTTTGTCTGAGGCCATGGGTCTGTTCTGTCTGATGGTGGCGTTCCTCATCCTGTTCGCCATGTAA